In Myxococcota bacterium, the DNA window CGCTCGCAACGGTCCGCGGGAAGCGGGCGTGCTAGCGGGCGGAAGCCGCCCAGGCCGCTTCGACGGCGCGCGTATCGGTGAGCGTCGCGATGGCGCCCAGGGTATGGGCGAAGACCTGGTCGACGTACTCGGCGGGAAAGCCCGCGACCGCATCGGTGGGCACGACCATCTGGTAGCTCGCGTTCACCGCGTCGAAGCAGAAGTTCTGGATGGCGACGTTCACCGAGACGCCGACGCCCACGATCGTGGTGATGCCCTCGTTGCGCAGCCACGAATCGAGCTCGGTGCCCTGGAACGGAGAGAGCCCGTGCAACCGCGTGGAGATCACGTCGTCGGGTTGGGCGCCGATCTCCGGGACCAGCGCCGCCGCCTCGGAGCCCGGGTGCAGGGGCCGCTCGGCCTTCGCCATGTAGCCGAACAGGCGTGCGTTGCGGTTCGCGCCGAACCCGTCGGGACGTCGCTCCGCCACGCAGTGGACGATACGTACGCCGGCCGTGCGTGCGGCGCGCATCAGCTGGGCGATGTGGCCGAGCATGTCGACGCGCGCGACGCCCGCGGCGAGGTCGGGAAGGGCGGATCC includes these proteins:
- a CDS encoding cysteine hydrolase; the protein is MPELATLIDPQHTALITQECQQGVVGVGSALPDLAAGVARVDMLGHIAQLMRAARTAGVRIVHCVAERRPDGFGANRNARLFGYMAKAERPLHPGSEAAALVPEIGAQPDDVISTRLHGLSPFQGTELDSWLRNEGITTIVGVGVSVNVAIQNFCFDAVNASYQMVVPTDAVAGFPAEYVDQVFAHTLGAIATLTDTRAVEAAWAASAR